In Woeseia oceani, one DNA window encodes the following:
- the rpmE gene encoding 50S ribosomal protein L31 has protein sequence MKAEIHPNYSETKVACSCGNEFITRSTLGEDLAIEVCSACHPFYTGKQKILDTGGRVDKFRRKYGMGSKAASAE, from the coding sequence ATGAAAGCCGAGATTCACCCGAACTACAGCGAAACCAAAGTTGCTTGCAGCTGCGGCAACGAGTTCATTACCCGTTCGACCCTCGGCGAGGATCTGGCTATCGAAGTTTGTTCTGCCTGCCATCCTTTCTACACCGGCAAACAGAAGATTCTTGATACCGGTGGCAGGGTCGACAAGTTCCGTCGCAAGTACGGCATGGGCTCCAAAGCCGCGTCCGCAGAGTAA
- the hemW gene encoding radical SAM family heme chaperone HemW: MPPLALYLHLPWCVKKCPYCDFNSHTAGPAIPRERYVKALQRDLRYEAPQAEDRVVSSLFIGGGTPSLFSGAEIGQLLDSVREHFVLADDIEVTMEANPGTVERHNLAGYREAGVNRLSLGAQSFSADALTRLGRIHGPGEITQAVADARAAGFDNLNLDLMFALPGQTLAMALADLAQAVALAPEHLSFYQLTLEPNTVFHQRPPAELPDDELSWDMQEAAFRHLEQAGYRRYEISAFARNGKSCRHNRNYWTFGDYLAVGAGAHGKVTDRAGRIWRYKKPAHPQTYMECAERDDLARHPLVRVAEADLLFEFMLNALRLPDGFAERVFEERTGLSFDVARPGVAELADRGLMQAAGSATWRPTPLGLRFLNELQAHFLPSAEAIA; encoded by the coding sequence ATGCCGCCGCTGGCGCTGTACCTGCATCTGCCGTGGTGCGTCAAGAAATGCCCCTACTGCGACTTCAACTCCCACACGGCGGGCCCGGCCATCCCGCGTGAGCGTTACGTCAAGGCGCTGCAGCGAGACTTGCGCTACGAAGCACCGCAAGCGGAAGACCGGGTGGTCAGCAGCCTGTTCATCGGCGGCGGTACGCCCAGCCTGTTCAGCGGCGCTGAGATTGGTCAGCTGCTGGACTCCGTTCGGGAGCACTTCGTCCTGGCCGACGACATTGAAGTGACGATGGAAGCCAATCCGGGCACGGTTGAACGCCACAACCTTGCCGGCTATCGTGAAGCTGGCGTCAACCGTTTATCCTTGGGGGCCCAGAGCTTCAGCGCGGATGCCCTGACACGGCTGGGTCGAATTCACGGTCCGGGTGAGATTACCCAGGCGGTCGCTGACGCGAGGGCGGCGGGTTTCGACAACCTGAATCTCGACCTGATGTTCGCGCTGCCGGGGCAGACGCTGGCCATGGCGCTGGCTGACCTTGCGCAGGCGGTCGCATTGGCACCCGAGCATCTGTCGTTCTACCAGCTTACGCTGGAGCCGAACACCGTGTTTCATCAGCGGCCGCCCGCGGAACTGCCGGACGACGAGCTGAGCTGGGATATGCAAGAGGCCGCGTTCAGGCACCTGGAGCAGGCGGGCTACCGACGCTACGAAATTTCGGCGTTCGCCCGTAACGGCAAGAGCTGCCGGCACAACCGCAATTACTGGACGTTCGGTGATTACCTTGCGGTTGGGGCGGGGGCGCACGGCAAAGTGACCGACCGGGCCGGCAGGATCTGGCGTTACAAGAAACCAGCCCACCCACAGACCTATATGGAATGCGCCGAGCGGGATGACCTCGCCCGGCACCCGTTGGTGCGCGTCGCCGAGGCCGATCTGTTGTTCGAGTTCATGCTGAATGCCTTGCGCCTGCCGGATGGCTTTGCCGAGCGAGTATTCGAAGAGCGGACCGGCCTGTCGTTCGATGTTGCGCGGCCTGGCGTGGCCGAGCTTGCTGATCGCGGCCTGATGCAGGCGGCAGGGTCAGCAACCTGGCGGCCTACCCCGTTGGGTCTGCGTTTTCTGAACGAATTGCAGGCCCACTTTTTACCGTCCGCAGAGGCGATCGCGTAA
- the rdgB gene encoding RdgB/HAM1 family non-canonical purine NTP pyrophosphatase codes for MPSVPQRVVIASGNRGKLREIASLLAPLGIEVCAQTDFAIPEAVEDGDSFVANALLKARHAARLTGLPAIADDSGLAVDALHGAPGVYSARYAGPDASDDDNIDKLLHELGDRPAAERGAGFHCAAVFVASAGDESPLIEEGVWRGRIAAARRGAGGFGYDPVFFDPELARCAAELSATEKNARSHRGKAFRALSDGLAKRWA; via the coding sequence ATGCCTTCTGTTCCACAGCGTGTGGTCATTGCTAGCGGCAATCGCGGCAAGCTTCGCGAAATCGCAAGCCTGCTGGCACCGCTCGGGATTGAGGTGTGCGCCCAGACGGATTTCGCTATCCCCGAAGCGGTGGAAGACGGCGACAGTTTTGTTGCCAACGCGCTGCTCAAAGCGCGCCACGCCGCGCGCCTTACCGGGCTGCCGGCCATCGCGGACGATTCAGGGCTGGCGGTGGACGCGCTGCACGGCGCGCCTGGCGTGTACTCGGCCCGCTACGCCGGGCCTGATGCCAGCGACGATGACAATATCGACAAACTGCTGCATGAGCTGGGCGATCGTCCGGCCGCAGAGCGCGGTGCGGGCTTTCATTGTGCCGCTGTTTTTGTTGCCAGTGCCGGCGACGAGTCGCCGCTGATTGAGGAAGGCGTGTGGCGTGGACGGATCGCCGCGGCTCGCCGCGGTGCGGGCGGCTTCGGCTACGACCCTGTGTTTTTCGATCCCGAGCTGGCGCGCTGCGCGGCGGAACTGAGTGCAACCGAGAAGAATGCGCGCAGTCATCGCGGCAAGGCGTTTCGTGCCTTGTCTGACGGACTGGCGAAGCGGTGGGCCTGA